From the Clostridium putrefaciens genome, one window contains:
- the yidD gene encoding membrane protein insertion efficiency factor YidD gives MKRLFISLIKFYRKYISPMKAPSCRFYPTCSEYALEAIEKYGTLKGGFMSLRRIFKCHPFHKGGYDPVK, from the coding sequence TAAAAGACTTTTCATTAGTTTAATAAAGTTTTATAGAAAATATATTTCACCTATGAAAGCTCCATCATGTAGATTTTATCCAACATGTTCAGAGTATGCCTTAGAGGCTATAGAAAAGTATGGAACATTAAAAGGTGGCTTTATGTCTTTAAGAAGGATATTCAAGTGTCATCCTTTTCATAAAGGCGGATATGACCCTGTTAAATAA